A section of the Veillonella criceti genome encodes:
- the bioB gene encoding biotin synthase BioB translates to MTTTNKIGYEEIIAYAQRILDGGEITPKEAEQLINVSDEDTMILLAMADKIRQKFNGKEVDLCAIVNARSGKCPENCKFCAQSAHHETGVTVYPFMREDDIVEHARKAKEAGAIRFSIVTSGRNTNNPKEFDQILSALRRIHEETGLEICCSLGLLTYEQAVQLKEIGVTRYHSNIETAPSNFPNICSTHNFEDKMSTIENAKKAGIRVCSGGIIGLNETLEQRVEMAYELKRLNIDSVPLNILNPIKGTPFEHNKPLAPLEILRTFAMFRFVLPAAQIRTAGGREVNLRDLQVLALSGGLNGIMVGGYLTTDGRSPLQDLQMIEDLQLDRTAPQPIQAN, encoded by the coding sequence ATGACAACAACAAACAAAATTGGTTACGAAGAAATTATCGCATATGCTCAACGCATTTTAGATGGTGGCGAAATTACTCCTAAAGAAGCCGAACAATTGATTAATGTATCTGACGAAGATACTATGATTCTACTTGCTATGGCTGATAAAATTCGTCAAAAATTCAATGGTAAAGAAGTTGATTTATGCGCCATCGTTAATGCACGTTCTGGCAAATGCCCAGAAAACTGTAAATTCTGTGCCCAATCGGCACATCATGAAACAGGCGTAACAGTGTATCCTTTCATGAGGGAAGACGATATTGTAGAACATGCAAGAAAAGCTAAAGAAGCTGGCGCCATTCGTTTTTCTATCGTAACAAGTGGTCGTAATACAAATAATCCAAAAGAATTTGATCAAATTCTTAGTGCTTTGCGCCGTATTCATGAAGAAACTGGTCTTGAAATTTGCTGTTCCTTAGGGCTTCTCACCTATGAACAAGCTGTTCAATTAAAAGAAATCGGTGTAACTCGCTATCATTCTAACATCGAAACAGCGCCAAGCAATTTCCCTAATATTTGCAGCACTCATAATTTTGAAGACAAAATGTCTACTATTGAAAATGCTAAAAAAGCAGGTATTCGCGTATGTTCTGGCGGTATTATTGGCTTAAATGAAACCTTAGAACAACGTGTTGAAATGGCCTATGAATTAAAACGCTTAAATATCGATTCTGTACCACTTAACATTTTGAATCCAATTAAAGGGACTCCATTTGAACATAATAAACCATTAGCGCCACTTGAAATTTTACGTACTTTTGCTATGTTCCGTTTTGTATTACCAGCCGCTCAAATTCGTACAGCTGGTGGCCGTGAAGTAAACTTACGTGATTTACAAGTTCTAGCTTTATCCGGTGGCCTTAATGGCATCATGGTTGGTGGTTATTTAACAACAGACGGTCGTTCCCCACTTCAAGATTTACAAATGATTGAAGATTTACAACTTGATCGTACTGCACCACAACCAATTCAAGCTAACTAA
- a CDS encoding DUF445 family protein, whose product MIGGVPYRVWANRILVISAVLYGLVFLGQFYIKATWYEALYWLVQSALIGSVADWFAVTALFRKPLGFPYHTALIPRNKERMISGLVHLIETRLLTLEQCQKAVQSVKFLPYIDSYIQSERGRQYIRKALRSLLHLVWHSRSEKEWAAWGADKLRTFLHKQSITGPMQQFLTDICKTNKHETTIIKGLVLLQEALDKPQVLLWLTHTIDREIQARKDNFLSAIVIGVSEATDIINARDMAMAMLRELYMVLERWKRPGSTERLVWMQQWLGPLQELAYNSSVSQTIDGVWQRWIEEQDWEDILETYICPYIHNVIHMADTEETFEQETPVKVLEQSLQDLWKVYSRNPEIETKLENMCQHMASYVIVRGHALLGIIVRQVLGALSTERFIYFIESKVEDDLSWIRINGALVGAVCGLGAWSFLHFIYEPLLALWGL is encoded by the coding sequence ATGATTGGTGGCGTACCTTATCGTGTGTGGGCCAATCGCATTTTGGTCATCTCCGCTGTACTATATGGTTTAGTTTTTCTTGGTCAATTTTATATCAAAGCCACTTGGTATGAAGCCTTGTATTGGCTCGTGCAGTCGGCTCTTATTGGTAGTGTAGCTGACTGGTTTGCGGTGACGGCTTTATTCCGTAAGCCATTAGGATTTCCCTATCATACAGCTTTAATTCCTCGTAATAAGGAGCGCATGATATCGGGATTAGTTCACCTTATTGAAACACGTTTGCTTACGTTAGAGCAATGTCAAAAGGCCGTGCAGTCTGTTAAGTTTTTACCATACATTGACAGTTATATTCAAAGCGAACGAGGCCGCCAATATATTCGTAAAGCCTTACGGAGTTTATTGCATTTAGTATGGCATAGTCGTAGTGAAAAAGAATGGGCTGCTTGGGGCGCTGATAAATTAAGGACTTTTCTACATAAGCAGTCAATTACGGGGCCGATGCAACAATTTTTGACTGATATATGTAAAACTAATAAGCATGAAACAACCATTATTAAAGGGCTAGTGCTATTACAGGAGGCGTTAGATAAGCCACAGGTTCTCTTATGGTTAACACATACGATTGATCGTGAAATTCAAGCGCGAAAGGATAACTTTTTATCAGCCATTGTTATTGGTGTTTCAGAAGCAACCGATATTATTAATGCACGCGATATGGCTATGGCTATGTTACGTGAGTTATATATGGTATTGGAACGATGGAAACGGCCGGGCAGTACAGAACGTTTGGTATGGATGCAACAATGGTTAGGGCCGTTACAGGAATTAGCTTATAATAGTTCTGTCAGTCAAACGATTGATGGTGTTTGGCAACGGTGGATTGAGGAACAAGACTGGGAAGACATTTTAGAAACGTATATTTGTCCATATATTCATAATGTTATTCATATGGCGGATACGGAAGAAACGTTTGAACAAGAAACTCCAGTAAAAGTATTAGAACAGTCTTTGCAGGATTTATGGAAAGTGTATAGTCGTAATCCTGAAATTGAAACGAAACTTGAAAATATGTGTCAACATATGGCTAGCTATGTAATTGTTCGTGGTCATGCTTTATTAGGTATTATTGTGCGACAAGTGTTAGGTGCTTTAAGTACGGAACGATTTATTTATTTTATTGAATCGAAAGTAGAAGATGATTTAAGTTGGATTCGTATTAATGGTGCTTTAGTTGGTGCTGTTTGTGGGCTTGGCGCGTGGAGCTTTTTACATTTTATCTATGAGCCTTTATTGGCCCTGTGGGGCCTATAA
- a CDS encoding DUF445 family protein, translating into MKQRTAWPIATLLLLVMMVIFLAVYPFRAEPLFGFLTHVSGAAMIGGLADWYAVTALFAKPLGISYKTALIPRSKARLVETARYMMVEELLRVQPVYMIIKKEQLPKRILMYFLSEEGRYQINQFIEEVGSQMGHQFDGAPLRKEVTGAIKKGVAHWEVAPLLIRFGHLMMKRETVAILWLYVNRMGQRLLSSQGIKPYIVGIVASMMNRYAENSFWRELALALGSDSFSPDRVAELIQQKGTEFLASQESIHSPMGQYVYNKVLWSLSELERNQQWRHTVENLKNRWLQEALDDVDLSGDTKTWQGIFKRAQEEAEAYARGLLQDKAKLQSLERLLLYQLVPLLRKLRPFVDTSVVRELMAYSPQHLSDIIKGKLYHDLQMIRINGSLVGAVLGGLFYVAAQLVQGGASL; encoded by the coding sequence ATGAAACAACGGACAGCATGGCCTATAGCGACGTTGCTATTGTTGGTCATGATGGTTATATTTTTAGCTGTGTATCCTTTTCGGGCTGAGCCGTTATTTGGATTTTTGACACATGTCAGTGGTGCGGCAATGATTGGTGGTTTAGCCGATTGGTATGCGGTGACGGCTTTATTTGCGAAGCCTTTGGGGATTTCCTATAAAACGGCATTAATTCCTCGTAGCAAAGCAAGGCTTGTGGAAACGGCGCGTTATATGATGGTAGAAGAACTATTGCGCGTGCAACCAGTGTATATGATTATAAAAAAAGAGCAGTTGCCTAAGCGCATTTTGATGTATTTTCTTAGTGAAGAAGGTCGCTATCAGATTAACCAATTTATTGAAGAAGTAGGTTCGCAGATGGGACATCAATTTGACGGTGCGCCATTACGCAAAGAAGTGACTGGGGCGATTAAAAAAGGGGTTGCTCACTGGGAAGTGGCTCCATTACTCATCCGTTTTGGTCATCTTATGATGAAACGAGAGACTGTGGCTATTTTATGGCTTTATGTAAATCGTATGGGCCAGCGCTTATTAAGCTCTCAAGGGATTAAGCCTTATATTGTAGGGATTGTGGCCTCGATGATGAATCGGTATGCGGAGAATTCTTTTTGGCGTGAATTGGCCTTAGCACTAGGCAGTGATAGCTTTTCACCAGATAGAGTAGCAGAATTAATTCAACAAAAAGGAACTGAGTTTTTAGCTTCGCAAGAATCGATTCACTCACCTATGGGACAATATGTATATAATAAGGTACTTTGGAGTTTGTCTGAATTAGAGCGAAATCAACAATGGCGTCATACGGTGGAGAACTTAAAAAATCGTTGGCTTCAAGAGGCATTAGACGATGTTGATTTATCCGGTGATACGAAAACGTGGCAAGGGATTTTTAAACGGGCTCAAGAAGAAGCAGAAGCCTATGCACGCGGCTTATTACAGGATAAAGCTAAATTACAAAGTTTAGAGCGGTTGTTATTATATCAACTGGTGCCTTTATTGCGTAAGTTACGACCTTTTGTTGATACATCGGTAGTGCGTGAACTAATGGCTTATTCGCCACAACACTTATCCGATATTATTAAAGGGAAATTATATCATGATTTGCAGATGATTCGGATTAATGGGTCCTTAGTGGGGGCTGTGTTGGGCGGACTATTTTATGTAGCGGCTCAACTTGTACAAGGAGGTGCTAGCTTATGA
- a CDS encoding MBL fold metallo-hydrolase has protein sequence MKLYYLEHSGFMIDAGHQCYIFDYWKDQTQIVKKAQQAGKELWFFVTHWHGDHYSPAILEFNSDTTRYIVHEDVPHKEMPAPRTTVMAVGETTVVGNLTVTMYGSTDEGGSFLLDTGKSKLFHAGDLNWWHWLGDTPENIDFARDFAKKEFHRVAGMQADLILFPVDARLEAAREWGAIELLHVVPQPKLFVPMHANGPIWEPSLYFKSLYEHMPLWIPKQSGDAVDLAAYGIK, from the coding sequence ATGAAATTATATTATTTAGAACATAGTGGTTTTATGATTGATGCAGGTCATCAATGTTACATATTTGATTATTGGAAAGATCAAACTCAAATTGTTAAAAAAGCGCAACAAGCAGGGAAGGAATTGTGGTTCTTTGTGACCCATTGGCATGGAGATCATTATTCACCTGCTATTTTAGAGTTTAATAGTGATACAACACGCTATATTGTTCATGAGGATGTGCCCCACAAAGAGATGCCAGCGCCTCGAACAACGGTAATGGCTGTAGGTGAAACAACGGTGGTAGGTAATTTAACTGTTACCATGTATGGCTCTACAGATGAAGGTGGTTCCTTTTTACTTGATACTGGTAAGAGTAAACTATTTCATGCCGGTGATTTAAATTGGTGGCATTGGTTAGGTGATACGCCAGAGAATATTGACTTTGCTCGTGACTTTGCCAAAAAAGAATTTCATCGTGTAGCGGGTATGCAAGCTGATTTAATATTGTTCCCTGTTGATGCCCGATTAGAAGCGGCTCGTGAATGGGGGGCTATTGAATTGCTTCATGTAGTACCTCAACCCAAATTATTTGTGCCTATGCATGCGAATGGTCCTATTTGGGAACCGTCTTTATATTTTAAGTCTTTATATGAGCATATGCCACTTTGGATTCCGAAACAATCCGGTGATGCCGTAGACTTAGCTGCCTATGGGATAAAATAG
- the pta gene encoding phosphate acetyltransferase: MELVQNLKAKVKPLGKKIVLPEYEDARVLEATALILKEGFATPVLVGNPEDVKALAQKEGFNIDGAEIINPETYDRLPEMIDVFVEKRAKKGMTPEKAKATMLGDCLFFGAMLVHLGVVDGMVAGSASPTANVLRAALQVVGTKPGLKTVSSSMFVFTDKKQYGDEGMLVFSDCGVIPNPSSEQLADIAMSSVEKARKVGNMANPRVSFLSFSTKGSASSPEVDKVVAAVELLKERNVDFDFDGELQLDASIEPSVAERKAPGSKVAGQANILIFPDLQAANIGYKLVQRFAGATALGPLIQGLAAPIHDLSRGCFATDIVDVVAIAAAESAE, translated from the coding sequence GTGGAATTAGTACAAAATTTAAAAGCAAAAGTAAAACCATTAGGTAAAAAAATTGTATTACCAGAATACGAAGACGCTCGTGTATTAGAAGCTACGGCTTTAATTCTTAAAGAAGGTTTCGCTACACCAGTATTGGTAGGTAATCCTGAAGATGTTAAAGCATTAGCTCAAAAAGAAGGTTTTAATATTGATGGTGCTGAAATCATCAATCCTGAAACATATGATCGTTTACCAGAAATGATTGACGTATTTGTAGAAAAACGCGCTAAAAAAGGTATGACACCAGAAAAAGCTAAAGCAACTATGCTTGGCGATTGCTTATTCTTTGGCGCTATGTTAGTACACCTTGGTGTAGTTGATGGTATGGTAGCTGGTTCTGCTAGTCCAACGGCTAATGTATTGCGTGCCGCTTTACAAGTAGTAGGTACTAAACCAGGTCTTAAAACTGTATCTAGCTCTATGTTCGTATTCACTGATAAGAAACAATATGGTGATGAAGGTATGCTTGTATTCTCCGATTGCGGTGTAATTCCTAACCCATCATCTGAACAATTAGCAGATATTGCTATGTCTTCTGTTGAAAAAGCTCGCAAAGTTGGTAACATGGCTAATCCTCGTGTTTCCTTCTTATCTTTCTCCACTAAGGGTTCTGCGTCCTCCCCTGAAGTAGATAAAGTAGTAGCAGCTGTTGAATTGTTGAAAGAACGCAATGTAGATTTTGACTTTGATGGTGAATTACAATTAGATGCATCTATTGAACCATCTGTAGCAGAACGTAAAGCGCCAGGTAGTAAAGTAGCTGGTCAAGCTAACATTCTTATTTTCCCTGATCTTCAGGCTGCTAATATTGGTTATAAATTAGTTCAACGTTTTGCTGGTGCTACCGCTCTTGGACCATTGATTCAAGGTCTAGCCGCTCCAATTCATGACTTGTCTCGTGGTTGCTTTGCTACTGATATTGTTGATGTAGTAGCTATTGCCGCTGCTGAAAGTGCTGAATAA
- a CDS encoding 6-carboxyhexanoate--CoA ligase, translating to MYYSIRMRAAQGGAHEKGGHHISGAERIVTKDQLEQLSAELVHRALHHSKGCADFIRLTIDAIDETGIHYVPALSVKTTHATSVEAAYAIAQKLLTTHGVTETALQQGLHLLRTQKEAMRGALICNALTGDRMDNLGNRGLRVSRMAFANENKACQYFQEQGHTGIHFQEALVLATKVLSAPQVISEFCISDDPDYTTGYVSYGHTYHRLGPLKEFGDERGGRIFFVQPNMSIDDLQNYLENTTVLVTTPNNTPNTLMASNR from the coding sequence ATGTATTATAGTATTCGTATGCGGGCAGCTCAAGGTGGCGCCCACGAAAAAGGCGGTCATCACATTTCGGGAGCTGAACGCATTGTCACCAAAGATCAACTAGAACAACTATCTGCCGAATTAGTCCATCGAGCACTACATCATAGCAAAGGTTGTGCTGATTTTATTCGCCTCACCATCGACGCTATTGATGAAACAGGTATTCATTATGTACCGGCTTTATCGGTTAAAACTACACATGCCACTTCAGTAGAAGCGGCCTATGCCATAGCCCAGAAATTATTAACAACTCATGGCGTTACGGAAACAGCACTCCAACAAGGTCTCCATTTACTGCGCACCCAAAAAGAAGCCATGCGCGGTGCCTTAATTTGTAATGCACTTACAGGGGATAGAATGGACAACTTAGGTAATCGAGGTCTTCGCGTCAGTCGCATGGCCTTTGCCAATGAAAATAAAGCATGCCAATATTTTCAAGAACAAGGACATACAGGCATTCATTTCCAAGAAGCGCTCGTCTTAGCCACTAAAGTCCTAAGTGCGCCACAAGTGATAAGCGAATTTTGTATCTCTGATGACCCAGATTATACAACTGGCTATGTCAGCTATGGTCATACCTACCATCGTCTCGGCCCCCTCAAAGAATTTGGTGATGAGCGAGGCGGTCGTATTTTCTTTGTACAACCCAATATGTCAATTGATGACTTACAAAACTATTTAGAAAATACAACCGTATTAGTGACTACCCCCAATAATACACCTAACACTCTAATGGCATCCAACCGCTAA